One part of the Geitlerinema sp. PCC 9228 genome encodes these proteins:
- a CDS encoding amidohydrolase produces MAKLLISGGAIATNDDRQTVIDRGYVIVEDQWIVAVGSGSPPTDTYDRTLDATGMLVIPGLINAHTHLCMVYGRSLGSDRALLHWLSDAQVPLMRAFELPDYALSMELGAIENIKAGNTTLCEIFFSPHYDQGADEVAVESLARTGIRTFFFRGSNDESFFDGFVENRQDILRRSKNLIRKWHPSHRIQIGVGPLVPWGSTAEAFMDAVALSQAENVLIHLHTSETPAYNQLVRQRTGKSNVEMLADVGALSDRVMLNHCVHLSDRDIQLIAEGRASVIHDPTSNMILASGVAPIPQLQQAGIPLGLACDGPACNNTQDMFQTMKDAALLQKVTTRQADALIAPQVFSMATRGNAQALGMGNCLGAVQTGFLADLTLVNLQSPHLTPAHDPIATLVYSARGADVSAVVVGGRVVMENRILQTVCEADILEKAQQRTKAVRQKANL; encoded by the coding sequence ATGGCCAAGCTTTTAATCTCAGGAGGTGCGATCGCGACCAACGATGACCGGCAAACGGTTATCGATCGGGGTTATGTTATCGTAGAAGACCAGTGGATTGTGGCAGTAGGCAGTGGTTCTCCACCAACCGATACCTACGACCGCACCCTGGATGCTACGGGCATGTTGGTGATTCCTGGTTTAATCAACGCCCATACTCACTTGTGTATGGTATACGGGCGTTCTTTAGGTAGCGATCGCGCTTTGCTGCACTGGCTTTCCGATGCCCAAGTGCCCCTGATGCGGGCGTTTGAACTGCCAGATTATGCCCTGAGTATGGAATTGGGGGCGATTGAAAATATCAAAGCCGGAAACACCACCCTCTGCGAAATCTTTTTTAGTCCTCACTACGACCAAGGGGCAGATGAGGTAGCGGTGGAAAGTTTGGCGCGTACGGGCATTCGCACCTTTTTCTTCCGTGGCAGTAACGACGAATCCTTCTTTGATGGATTCGTGGAAAATCGCCAGGATATTCTTCGTCGCAGCAAAAACCTCATTCGTAAATGGCACCCTTCCCATCGCATCCAGATTGGTGTTGGTCCGTTGGTGCCTTGGGGGTCCACAGCCGAAGCTTTTATGGATGCGGTGGCTCTCTCCCAAGCGGAAAATGTTTTGATTCACTTACACACTTCAGAAACGCCGGCATACAACCAATTGGTACGCCAGCGAACCGGGAAAAGCAACGTAGAAATGCTGGCGGATGTGGGAGCACTAAGCGATCGCGTCATGCTCAACCACTGCGTTCATTTAAGCGATCGCGACATTCAACTCATCGCCGAGGGAAGAGCCTCCGTCATCCACGACCCCACCAGCAACATGATTTTGGCTTCCGGCGTTGCCCCCATTCCCCAACTGCAGCAAGCCGGCATTCCCCTGGGCTTGGCTTGTGACGGCCCGGCATGCAACAATACCCAGGATATGTTCCAAACCATGAAAGATGCCGCTTTGTTGCAAAAGGTCACCACCCGCCAGGCAGATGCTCTCATTGCCCCACAAGTATTTTCCATGGCCACCAGAGGAAACGCCCAAGCTTTGGGGATGGGGAACTGTTTGGGCGCAGTTCAAACAGGTTTTCTCGCCGATTTGACACTCGTCAATCTGCAATCACCTCACTTAACCCCAGCCCACGACCCCATTGCCACCTTGGTTTACTCGGCGCGGGGGGCCGATGTGAGTGCAGTAGTGGTTGGCGGCCGCGTGGTGATGGAAAATCGAATTTTGCAAACGGTTTGCGAGGCAGATATTCTAGAGAAAGCCCAACAGAGAACCAAAGCAGTGCGGCAGAAAGCCAATTTGTAG
- a CDS encoding S9 family peptidase — translation MNLAKTAAYGTWKSPITSDFIVTGSLRLAASVLDGEDIYWVEGRPAEKGRNVIMCRRRDGTTQELTPPEFNLRTRVHEYGGGAFTVADGVIYFVNFADQAIYRQTADAAPQQLTLAEEPGLLRYADFSVDRDRNRLIAVCEDNRGEGEPTNTIVSISLDGNTTGEVLVSGEDFYANPRISPDGSQLCWISWNHPNMPWDSTQLWVAPINSDGSLGEKTCVAGEKQEESIFQPEWSPDGILYWVSDRSNWWNLYRQENGTIEPVFPMTAEFGLPLWVFGMRTYDFASSHRILCTYTQKGLWYLASLNLERKTLTPISTEYTNFTGIRAHGDRLVALAGSPTQATALVEIDANSGATTVIRRSNGVQIEPGYLSQPQSIAFPTADGATAYGIFYPPQNQDYQGPENEKPPLIVKSHGGPTGATSSSLSLRVQYWTSRGFGFLDVNYRGSTGYGREYRHSLHGKWGVADVDDCAHGAKYLAKQGWVDENRLIITGSSAGGYTTLSALTFRDDFCAGASYYGVSDLEALVRETHKFESRYLDRLVGPYPDQQELYQQRSPIHACDRLSCPVIFFQGLEDKIVPPNQAEMMVNALRDRGLPVAYVAFEGEQHGFRQADNIKRALEAELYFYARVFGFSPADDIEPVEIYNMDV, via the coding sequence ATGAATTTAGCAAAAACAGCCGCCTACGGAACCTGGAAATCCCCCATTACCTCCGATTTCATCGTTACCGGTAGCCTGCGTTTGGCAGCATCCGTTCTCGATGGCGAGGATATTTATTGGGTAGAAGGCAGACCGGCGGAAAAAGGGCGCAATGTCATTATGTGTCGCCGGCGCGATGGTACCACCCAAGAACTCACCCCGCCAGAATTTAACCTCCGTACCCGCGTTCACGAATACGGCGGTGGTGCATTTACCGTCGCCGATGGGGTTATCTATTTTGTCAATTTTGCCGACCAAGCGATTTATCGGCAAACCGCCGATGCTGCCCCACAACAGCTTACACTAGCAGAAGAACCCGGCCTCCTACGATATGCCGATTTTAGCGTCGATCGCGATCGCAATCGTTTAATTGCCGTTTGCGAAGACAACCGCGGCGAAGGGGAACCCACCAACACCATTGTCAGCATTTCCCTAGATGGCAATACCACCGGGGAGGTTTTGGTGTCTGGGGAAGATTTCTACGCCAACCCCCGCATTAGCCCCGACGGCAGCCAGTTATGTTGGATTAGCTGGAACCATCCCAATATGCCCTGGGATAGTACCCAACTATGGGTTGCCCCCATCAACAGCGATGGGTCGTTAGGGGAGAAAACCTGTGTTGCCGGGGAAAAACAGGAAGAATCCATTTTTCAGCCGGAATGGTCCCCCGATGGTATCTTGTATTGGGTCAGCGATCGCAGCAACTGGTGGAATCTTTACCGCCAAGAAAATGGTACCATCGAACCCGTATTTCCCATGACGGCAGAATTTGGATTGCCCCTGTGGGTTTTTGGCATGAGAACCTACGATTTTGCCAGTTCCCACCGCATCTTGTGTACCTATACCCAAAAGGGATTGTGGTATCTGGCGAGTTTGAACCTAGAACGCAAAACCCTCACCCCGATTTCCACAGAATATACCAATTTTACCGGCATTCGCGCCCACGGCGATCGCTTGGTGGCCCTGGCTGGTTCTCCCACGCAAGCAACAGCGTTGGTGGAAATCGATGCCAATAGCGGCGCAACTACAGTGATTCGCCGTTCCAATGGAGTACAAATCGAACCGGGATACCTTTCCCAACCCCAATCCATTGCCTTTCCCACTGCGGATGGCGCCACCGCCTACGGCATTTTTTACCCACCGCAAAATCAAGACTACCAAGGTCCGGAAAACGAAAAACCACCGCTGATTGTCAAAAGTCACGGCGGTCCCACAGGGGCTACCAGCAGCAGTTTAAGCTTGCGCGTGCAATATTGGACCAGTCGCGGGTTTGGCTTTTTGGATGTGAACTATCGCGGCAGTACGGGATACGGTCGCGAATACCGCCACAGCTTGCACGGGAAATGGGGAGTTGCCGATGTGGACGATTGCGCCCATGGTGCAAAATACTTAGCCAAGCAAGGTTGGGTGGATGAAAATCGCTTGATTATTACTGGTAGCAGTGCTGGTGGCTATACAACTCTCAGCGCGTTGACCTTCCGGGATGATTTTTGTGCTGGTGCCAGTTACTACGGCGTGAGCGATTTGGAAGCGTTGGTCCGGGAGACCCATAAGTTTGAATCCCGCTATTTGGACCGTTTGGTGGGACCGTATCCCGACCAACAGGAACTTTACCAGCAACGATCGCCCATTCACGCTTGCGATCGCCTATCTTGTCCGGTTATCTTTTTCCAAGGGTTGGAAGATAAAATTGTCCCCCCCAACCAAGCGGAAATGATGGTGAATGCCTTGCGCGATCGCGGTTTGCCTGTGGCTTACGTGGCATTTGAGGGAGAACAGCACGGATTCCGCCAAGCAGATAATATCAAACGCGCTTTGGAAGCAGAACTGTATTTCTATGCCCGCGTGTTTGGCTTCTCTCCCGCTGACGACATCGAACCGGTGGAAATTTACAATATGGATGTATAG